The candidate division KSB1 bacterium genome includes a region encoding these proteins:
- a CDS encoding L-threonylcarbamoyladenylate synthase, producing the protein MLYQINPDNPQPRLIQKVADILRDDGVIAYPTDTVYGIGCDIFCKKAIERIFLLKGKAHKSPLSFICPDLKDISKYAYVSNRAYKVMRHLLPGPYTFVLKATPLVPKLMVTKIKTVGIRIPDNKICIELLKELGHPIVSTSASFGESDIFTDPEEIDIRLGHLLDAIIDGGILGTVPSSVVDLTDDDHFRVLRVGKGDISMFE; encoded by the coding sequence ATCTTATATCAAATAAATCCCGATAATCCCCAGCCTCGACTGATTCAAAAAGTAGCCGATATCTTACGAGATGATGGGGTCATTGCCTATCCAACGGATACGGTCTATGGCATTGGATGCGATATTTTTTGTAAAAAAGCGATCGAAAGGATCTTTCTGCTCAAAGGTAAAGCTCATAAAAGTCCGTTGAGCTTCATCTGCCCAGATTTGAAAGATATCAGCAAATATGCCTATGTCTCCAACCGCGCTTATAAAGTGATGCGTCATCTGCTGCCCGGCCCTTATACTTTTGTGCTCAAAGCCACCCCGCTGGTACCGAAGCTGATGGTGACCAAAATCAAGACTGTCGGCATTCGGATTCCAGACAACAAAATTTGTATCGAGCTGCTTAAAGAGCTGGGACACCCAATCGTCAGTACCAGCGCCAGCTTTGGAGAATCGGATATTTTCACTGATCCTGAGGAAATAGATATCCGATTGGGCCATTTGCTTGACGCAATCATTGATGGCGGGATTCTTGGTACGGTGCCCTCAAGCGTGGTAGATCTAACTGATGACGATCATTTTAGAGTGCTGCGGGTCGGAAAGGGAGATATTAGTATGTTTGAATGA
- a CDS encoding S1 family peptidase — protein sequence MITIEEVAAVKTQHVTALKKKLNVNGVAIGHKIVAGKDTGQLCIAVLVRRKLTQSELLGKDLVPKMIDGIATDVREVGEIVALQSRTDRWRPAPGGVSIGHYQITAGTLGAFVKDKSTGQTLILSNNHVLANSNDASIGDAIIQPGPADGGAYPQDRIATLERFITIQFQSGGDGGNGDCFLARSAAGVLNVFARLLGSSHRLIPTKITAAANEVDAAVARPIDPSYITGTIIDIGVITGTKPASIGLEVRKSGRTTGTTTGTIQMLNATVDVGYGGSKVATFENQIVAGAMSSPGDSGSLVVDKSQPLAVGLLFAGSNTSTIINPIDRVLELLNIEF from the coding sequence ATGATCACTATCGAAGAAGTTGCAGCCGTAAAAACCCAGCATGTGACAGCACTAAAGAAAAAGCTCAATGTCAATGGGGTCGCTATTGGACATAAAATCGTCGCTGGCAAAGACACGGGACAGCTTTGCATCGCGGTATTGGTTAGACGCAAACTCACCCAATCGGAACTTTTGGGCAAGGACCTGGTCCCCAAGATGATCGACGGGATCGCAACCGATGTTCGTGAAGTTGGCGAGATTGTCGCCTTGCAGTCGCGAACCGACCGCTGGCGTCCTGCACCAGGTGGGGTCAGCATTGGCCATTATCAGATCACCGCAGGGACGCTGGGAGCGTTTGTGAAGGACAAATCGACTGGTCAAACGCTGATTCTTTCCAACAATCACGTGCTGGCCAATAGCAATGACGCCAGCATCGGCGATGCGATCATCCAACCTGGCCCGGCGGACGGAGGCGCTTATCCTCAAGATCGAATTGCAACATTGGAGCGGTTTATCACGATCCAATTTCAAAGCGGTGGCGATGGTGGCAATGGAGATTGTTTTTTGGCGCGATCCGCAGCAGGGGTGCTAAATGTATTCGCCCGATTGTTGGGGTCGTCGCATCGGCTCATTCCGACCAAAATCACCGCAGCCGCTAACGAAGTCGATGCAGCCGTCGCCCGCCCCATTGATCCGAGTTATATCACCGGCACTATTATTGATATCGGTGTAATCACTGGTACCAAACCCGCTTCCATTGGTTTGGAAGTCCGCAAAAGTGGTCGAACTACTGGAACCACTACGGGGACGATCCAAATGCTCAATGCCACCGTCGATGTCGGTTACGGTGGCAGCAAAGTCGCCACATTTGAAAATCAGATCGTCGCCGGCGCGATGTCCAGCCCTGGCGACTCTGGTTCATTAGTGGTCGATAAATCTCAACCGCTGGCCGTAGGTCTCCTATTTGCAGGTTCCAATACCTCAACAATCATCAACCCCATCGATCGGGTATTAGAGCTTTTAAATATTGAGTTCTAA
- the purE gene encoding 5-(carboxyamino)imidazole ribonucleotide mutase, with protein MAKSPNGASVAVVMGSSSDQPVMAECTRYLEYFGISFQGVVLSAHRNPEETAQFAREAQARGVKVIIAGAGMAAHLAGVIAANTTLPVIGVPLAGSELHGVDALYSMVQMPSGVPVATMAIGKAGAINAAVLAAQILALEDEAIQQKLVAFKKQGCKLPQ; from the coding sequence ATGGCTAAATCTCCCAATGGTGCATCGGTTGCGGTAGTGATGGGAAGCTCATCGGATCAACCGGTTATGGCGGAGTGTACGAGATATTTAGAATATTTTGGAATTTCTTTTCAGGGCGTGGTGCTTTCAGCCCATCGAAATCCTGAGGAGACAGCCCAATTTGCCCGTGAAGCTCAAGCGCGTGGCGTAAAAGTCATCATTGCAGGGGCAGGTATGGCTGCACATCTGGCAGGCGTCATTGCTGCTAATACGACGCTCCCAGTGATCGGGGTGCCGTTGGCTGGCTCTGAACTTCACGGCGTCGATGCGCTATACTCCATGGTTCAAATGCCATCTGGCGTGCCAGTGGCCACAATGGCTATAGGAAAAGCTGGTGCCATCAATGCAGCCGTTCTGGCAGCACAAATCTTAGCCCTTGAGGATGAAGCGATACAGCAAAAATTGGTTGCATTTAAAAAGCAGGGCTGTAAATTGCCCCAGTAG
- the ftcD gene encoding glutamate formimidoyltransferase — translation MLKIVECVPNFSEGRNRAVIDAIAKEISDTEGVKLLDVDPGADTNRTVVTFIGSPEGVKEAAFKAIKRAAELIDMRQHKGAHPRMGATDVCPFVPVTGVTMADCVAIAREVGARVAAELGIPVYLYEEAATRPERKSLANIRSGEYEGLPDKLRDPEWQPDFGEPKFNPKSGATVIGAREFLIAYNVNLNTKDRKLAHDIALSIRETGRNKKDESGNVIRDEQGNPIKEPGLLPATRAVGWYIDEYGQAQVSINLLNYKITPPHVAFDTVCQEAEKRGLRVTGSELVGLIPLQAMLDAGRHYLAKQGKCPGVPEEQLIETAIISMGLRDLTEFDPAKKIIEYQVTERKGPLVKMDLRDFANELSTDSPAPGGGSVAGLAGALGAALTSMVANLTYGRREYQDNWAEMERVAIEAQRLKDELLRLIDQDTEAFNAVMAANRLPKKTPEQIAERERAIEAATKRACLVPLEVMTNASLVLKLAKVVAECGNPNTISDAGVASLMARAAVEGAGLNVKINLPGIKHAEFVAEQSAKVQQLNAEANELHRQIMELVYQKIGQ, via the coding sequence ATGTTGAAGATTGTCGAATGTGTTCCAAATTTTAGTGAGGGACGGAATCGAGCGGTGATCGATGCGATTGCCAAAGAGATCAGTGATACGGAAGGTGTCAAATTGTTGGATGTAGACCCAGGTGCGGATACGAATCGGACGGTAGTGACTTTCATCGGTTCGCCGGAGGGAGTTAAGGAAGCTGCATTCAAAGCGATCAAGAGAGCTGCCGAACTGATCGATATGAGGCAGCACAAAGGGGCCCATCCTCGGATGGGAGCTACGGACGTATGTCCATTTGTCCCGGTGACTGGGGTTACGATGGCTGATTGCGTGGCCATCGCAAGAGAGGTCGGCGCCAGGGTCGCTGCGGAATTGGGGATTCCAGTTTATTTATATGAGGAGGCGGCGACACGGCCCGAGCGAAAGAGCCTCGCCAATATCCGCAGTGGGGAATATGAGGGGTTGCCAGATAAATTGCGCGATCCAGAATGGCAGCCTGATTTTGGTGAGCCGAAATTTAATCCGAAATCTGGAGCGACGGTTATTGGGGCTCGCGAGTTTTTAATTGCCTATAATGTGAACTTAAACACGAAAGATCGCAAGCTCGCCCATGACATCGCTCTCTCGATTCGAGAAACAGGGCGAAACAAAAAAGACGAATCGGGCAACGTCATTCGCGATGAGCAGGGAAATCCGATCAAAGAGCCGGGGCTGTTGCCCGCCACTCGGGCGGTCGGTTGGTACATTGATGAATATGGGCAGGCCCAGGTATCGATCAATTTGCTTAATTACAAAATAACTCCGCCGCATGTGGCATTCGATACGGTTTGTCAGGAGGCGGAAAAGCGCGGTTTGCGCGTGACTGGCAGCGAATTGGTGGGCCTTATTCCGTTGCAAGCCATGCTTGATGCGGGTCGGCACTATTTGGCGAAGCAAGGCAAATGCCCAGGAGTTCCAGAAGAGCAACTCATTGAGACAGCCATTATTTCGATGGGACTGCGCGATCTAACAGAGTTCGATCCCGCAAAAAAAATCATCGAATACCAAGTGACTGAACGCAAAGGCCCTTTGGTAAAAATGGACCTTCGGGACTTCGCAAATGAGCTATCGACTGATTCCCCAGCGCCTGGTGGAGGCAGCGTGGCTGGTTTGGCTGGAGCATTGGGGGCAGCATTGACAAGCATGGTTGCAAATCTCACCTATGGAAGGCGAGAATATCAGGATAACTGGGCTGAAATGGAGCGGGTCGCAATTGAGGCCCAACGGCTCAAGGATGAACTATTGCGATTGATCGACCAAGATACCGAGGCATTCAATGCGGTGATGGCTGCAAATCGGTTGCCGAAGAAAACCCCAGAGCAGATAGCAGAACGCGAGCGAGCTATCGAAGCAGCCACCAAACGCGCCTGTTTGGTCCCATTGGAGGTGATGACCAATGCTTCTCTGGTGCTCAAATTAGCCAAGGTGGTGGCAGAGTGCGGAAATCCCAACACCATTAGCGATGCGGGCGTTGCCTCGCTCATGGCGCGGGCAGCCGTCGAGGGCGCTGGCTTGAATGTGAAAATCAATTTGCCTGGCATCAAACATGCGGAATTCGTAGCCGAACAAAGCGCAAAGGTTCAGCAGTTGAATGCTGAGGCAAATGAATTGCATCGCCAAATCATGGAATTGGTATATCAAAAGATCGGGCAGTAA
- a CDS encoding DUF202 domain-containing protein: MIQQAYKLVSKSDLILRDQLAMDRTILANERTLLAYVRTALAFLVTGVGLIKFFQDLWLEILGGVSLFLSLTSIFFGIWRYRRYASIYKILRKELFN; this comes from the coding sequence ATGATTCAGCAAGCTTATAAGTTGGTTTCAAAATCGGATCTCATCCTTCGCGATCAACTCGCAATGGATCGGACAATTTTGGCCAATGAACGCACGTTGTTGGCTTATGTGCGGACGGCTCTCGCTTTTCTTGTGACCGGGGTCGGATTGATAAAGTTTTTTCAGGATCTCTGGCTCGAAATATTAGGTGGAGTTTCGCTGTTCTTATCGTTGACTTCAATTTTTTTCGGAATCTGGCGCTATCGACGCTATGCCAGCATCTATAAAATTTTGAGAAAAGAATTATTCAACTGA
- a CDS encoding Xaa-Pro peptidase family protein, translating to MVNEKITQAIEILKEKDIDLWLIFVRETQAMADPCLPLVLGLHCTPPTALLISKSGKTAAIVGNLDYHNIHDSGLYQEVICYTASMRDDLIGLLDRFQPKTIAINYSQDDYMADGLTHGMFQLLCNYLNGTPYLDRFVSATEIIAALRGRKSPAEIDRMRRAINLTIDIFNRVTGLLHPGITEKEVAAFMVEQVKQAGAELAWDATTCPSVFTGPETAGTHYGPTDRAAAPGHILNIDFGVKVDDYVSDLQRTWYFLREGETSAPAPVQKAFAAVRDAISHAAAFLKPGVAGWEVDAVARQFIVSQGFAEFPHGLGHQVGRAAHDGAGTLCPRWDRYGKMPYFKVEKGQVYTLEPRVFCEGYGTATIEEEVLVTDRGCEFLSPRQTEIYFVK from the coding sequence ATGGTCAATGAAAAAATTACTCAGGCAATAGAGATTCTAAAAGAAAAAGACATCGATCTATGGCTGATCTTCGTGCGCGAAACGCAAGCCATGGCTGATCCTTGTCTTCCCTTGGTACTGGGCCTTCATTGCACGCCACCCACTGCGCTATTGATCTCCAAATCTGGAAAAACCGCCGCGATCGTTGGAAATCTCGATTATCATAATATTCACGATTCCGGGCTCTATCAGGAAGTGATCTGTTACACTGCTTCGATGCGAGATGATTTGATTGGGCTGCTGGATCGGTTTCAGCCAAAAACCATTGCGATCAATTATTCTCAAGACGACTACATGGCGGATGGCCTTACCCACGGGATGTTTCAGCTATTATGCAATTATTTGAATGGTACGCCTTATCTGGATCGGTTCGTTTCTGCAACAGAGATCATTGCTGCGTTGAGAGGGAGAAAATCTCCAGCCGAGATCGATCGGATGAGGCGAGCGATCAATTTGACGATCGATATATTTAACCGAGTGACAGGGCTTCTGCATCCTGGCATCACAGAAAAGGAGGTCGCTGCTTTTATGGTGGAGCAAGTGAAACAGGCTGGTGCGGAACTTGCATGGGACGCGACCACCTGCCCATCGGTCTTCACTGGGCCAGAGACGGCGGGGACGCATTATGGTCCAACAGATCGTGCTGCTGCTCCAGGCCATATTTTGAACATTGATTTCGGTGTTAAAGTGGATGATTATGTTTCCGATTTGCAGCGGACCTGGTATTTTCTCCGAGAAGGGGAGACTTCGGCACCAGCGCCAGTCCAAAAGGCTTTTGCGGCGGTGCGCGATGCCATCAGTCATGCAGCGGCTTTTCTGAAGCCTGGTGTTGCCGGTTGGGAGGTAGATGCTGTGGCTCGACAATTTATCGTGTCACAGGGGTTCGCAGAATTTCCACATGGATTGGGCCACCAAGTGGGGCGAGCAGCTCATGACGGCGCCGGTACCCTTTGCCCGCGATGGGATCGCTATGGAAAAATGCCCTATTTTAAGGTCGAGAAGGGACAGGTTTACACACTTGAACCTCGAGTCTTTTGTGAGGGATACGGCACAGCGACGATCGAAGAGGAGGTTTTGGTCACCGATCGCGGCTGCGAATTTCTCTCTCCGAGGCAGACAGAAATTTATTTTGTGAAATAA
- the mdh gene encoding malate dehydrogenase — MARKKIALIGGGQIGGILALLVAQKELGDAVVVEIPEREGMAKGKALDILEGTPLMGTDVKLSGTSNFEDIKGADVVIVTAGVPRKPGMTREDLLDVNIKTMTVVAQNVKKYCPNAFCIILTNPLDAMVYAFKKITGFPKNQVVGMAGVLDTGRYRAFIAMELGVSTEDVAGTVLGGHGPTMVPLPRLTTVGGIPLTELLPKEKIDAIITRTREAGTEIVKLLGNGSAFFSPAIAAIEMAESYLLDKKRILACAAYLEGEYGINGYYIGVPVVIGAGGVEKVLEIKLTEDEHKMLMNSLEAVKKAVEETKL, encoded by the coding sequence ATGGCAAGAAAGAAGATTGCATTAATTGGTGGTGGACAGATTGGCGGTATCTTGGCGTTGTTGGTCGCTCAAAAAGAGTTGGGCGATGCTGTGGTTGTCGAGATCCCAGAACGTGAAGGGATGGCTAAGGGCAAGGCATTGGACATCTTAGAAGGGACGCCGCTAATGGGAACGGACGTCAAGCTGAGCGGAACGAGCAACTTCGAAGACATAAAAGGCGCGGACGTCGTTATCGTCACTGCTGGGGTGCCGAGAAAGCCGGGAATGACTCGTGAAGACTTGCTGGATGTGAATATCAAAACCATGACTGTGGTGGCCCAAAATGTGAAAAAATATTGCCCCAACGCTTTTTGTATTATTCTAACGAATCCGCTCGATGCAATGGTTTATGCCTTCAAAAAGATTACTGGTTTTCCCAAGAATCAGGTCGTTGGCATGGCAGGAGTGTTGGATACGGGTCGATATCGCGCCTTTATTGCGATGGAATTGGGCGTTTCCACAGAAGATGTGGCCGGGACAGTATTGGGCGGCCATGGTCCTACCATGGTCCCGCTGCCTCGACTTACCACCGTTGGTGGTATTCCATTGACCGAACTGCTACCGAAGGAAAAAATCGATGCCATCATCACTCGGACGCGAGAAGCGGGCACCGAGATCGTAAAGCTGCTGGGCAATGGCAGTGCATTTTTCAGCCCAGCCATCGCTGCTATTGAAATGGCTGAATCTTATTTGTTAGATAAAAAGCGCATCTTGGCATGTGCTGCCTATCTTGAAGGCGAATATGGGATCAATGGCTATTATATTGGTGTTCCAGTTGTGATCGGTGCTGGGGGCGTCGAGAAAGTGCTGGAAATTAAGCTCACCGAAGACGAGCATAAAATGCTGATGAATTCCTTGGAGGCTGTGAAAAAAGCCGTTGAAGAGACCAAGCTGTAA
- the rpmA gene encoding 50S ribosomal protein L27 gives MAHKKGVGSSKNGRDSNPQMRGVKRFGGERVLAGNILVRQCGTKIHPGQNVGMGGDYTLFAKIDGIVKFTTSGRSKKFVHVIAA, from the coding sequence ATGGCACATAAAAAGGGTGTTGGGAGTTCGAAGAACGGTCGTGATAGCAATCCCCAGATGCGGGGTGTGAAGCGGTTTGGAGGCGAGCGGGTTTTAGCAGGCAATATTCTGGTGCGACAATGTGGAACCAAAATCCATCCCGGTCAGAATGTCGGCATGGGAGGAGATTATACCCTGTTTGCCAAGATCGATGGGATTGTGAAATTTACCACCAGCGGCCGGTCCAAGAAATTTGTCCACGTTATTGCAGCTTAG
- the rplU gene encoding 50S ribosomal protein L21 yields MYAIVEVGGQQFKVAKNDVILAPKIEGQQGETVALDRVMLIADDNGIKVGNPVVAGAQVKASIVDFTRGKKVIIFKKKRREGYKVKKGHRQDYTRLKIEDIVMG; encoded by the coding sequence ATGTACGCTATCGTTGAAGTGGGTGGTCAGCAGTTTAAAGTCGCAAAAAATGATGTGATTCTTGCTCCGAAGATCGAAGGCCAACAAGGAGAGACAGTGGCTCTGGATCGCGTGATGCTGATCGCCGATGATAATGGCATCAAAGTTGGGAATCCGGTGGTAGCTGGGGCTCAGGTAAAAGCCTCAATTGTCGATTTTACGAGGGGCAAGAAAGTGATCATTTTTAAGAAAAAAAGGCGAGAAGGCTATAAAGTTAAAAAAGGACATCGTCAAGATTATACCAGATTAAAAATCGAAGACATTGTGATGGGTTAA
- a CDS encoding Rne/Rng family ribonuclease, whose amino-acid sequence MQKEIIINASIGETRIAILEDGKLVELFVEKPERERMVGDIYLGKVVNVVKGMRAAFVNIGQKQDAFLHFSDIGESFTTVSALIDRDEDNHEPQEFAPDQIKVGQEILVQIIKEPISNKGSRLTTQISLPGRFCVLVPNSSMVGVSKKIESVKERKRLRKIARSIRPEGFGLIVRTVAEGRTEEVLKADVESLLKVWHKIEKKLKGAKPPLLVYKDMGMTSSVIRDLFTSDVTRLVVDSKKLYKEITTYLKDVARSMVDSVELYNKKLPIFDYYGIEPEIEKSLARKVWLKSGGYIIFDQTEALVAIDVNSGKFIGHRDHEQNSLRINLEAAVEIARQLRLRDLGGIIVIDFIDMRDERNKRRLYEEFKRELAKDRAQANIAPISEFGLIEMTRERVRPSLLFTFSETCPTCRGLGRITAKSTILTKIERWLRRFRASAKERTIKLVTHPEIKAFLTEGIRSPIRRLMWHHKMLIDLQEDPNLEIDEFRFFSRKDNIDITDKFSS is encoded by the coding sequence ATGCAAAAAGAGATAATCATCAATGCATCAATCGGCGAGACACGCATTGCGATTCTTGAGGATGGGAAATTAGTAGAGTTGTTCGTGGAAAAGCCCGAGCGCGAGCGGATGGTCGGTGATATTTATCTGGGCAAAGTGGTGAATGTCGTTAAAGGCATGCGGGCGGCCTTTGTGAATATCGGACAGAAACAAGATGCTTTTCTCCATTTCTCGGATATCGGTGAGTCCTTCACCACCGTCAGCGCGCTGATCGACCGAGATGAAGACAACCATGAACCCCAAGAATTTGCCCCAGATCAGATAAAAGTGGGGCAGGAGATCTTGGTGCAGATCATCAAAGAGCCAATCAGCAACAAGGGATCACGGCTTACCACGCAAATCTCACTGCCGGGCCGATTTTGCGTCTTGGTCCCCAATTCGTCAATGGTTGGCGTCTCAAAGAAGATTGAGAGTGTGAAAGAGCGGAAGCGGCTCAGAAAAATTGCCCGTTCTATTCGGCCCGAAGGTTTTGGTTTGATCGTCCGAACGGTCGCTGAAGGCCGCACTGAAGAAGTGCTCAAGGCTGATGTCGAATCGCTCCTCAAAGTCTGGCATAAAATTGAAAAGAAACTGAAAGGCGCTAAACCTCCTCTGCTGGTTTATAAGGATATGGGAATGACCTCCAGCGTAATCCGCGATCTGTTTACCAGCGACGTGACCCGATTGGTGGTGGATTCAAAGAAATTATATAAAGAGATTACCACATACCTCAAAGATGTTGCGCGAAGCATGGTCGATTCGGTTGAATTGTACAATAAAAAATTGCCGATTTTTGATTATTACGGCATTGAACCCGAAATCGAAAAGAGCTTGGCGCGCAAAGTATGGCTGAAGAGCGGGGGATATATTATTTTCGATCAGACCGAGGCTTTAGTAGCGATTGATGTGAATAGTGGGAAGTTTATAGGTCATCGCGACCACGAACAGAACTCGTTGCGGATCAATCTTGAGGCAGCGGTGGAAATTGCCCGGCAGCTTCGGCTCCGTGACCTTGGTGGCATCATTGTGATTGATTTTATCGATATGAGGGACGAGCGAAACAAGCGTCGTCTTTATGAGGAGTTCAAGCGGGAGTTGGCAAAAGATCGTGCCCAGGCGAATATCGCACCGATCAGCGAATTCGGGTTGATTGAAATGACGCGCGAACGAGTTCGGCCTAGCTTACTGTTTACCTTCAGCGAAACCTGTCCCACTTGTCGTGGCCTGGGCCGCATCACGGCCAAATCGACCATTCTCACCAAGATCGAACGTTGGTTGCGGAGATTTCGCGCCTCAGCTAAAGAGCGAACCATTAAGCTGGTCACTCATCCTGAGATTAAAGCCTTTTTGACCGAAGGGATTCGGAGCCCGATTCGAAGGCTCATGTGGCATCATAAAATGCTGATCGACCTGCAAGAAGATCCAAATTTGGAAATCGATGAGTTCCGATTCTTCTCAAGAAAGGACAATATTGATATAACTGACAAATTTAGCTCTTGA